From Sphingobacterium bambusae:
TTTTTGACTTTAAAAACTAGTTGAGGCTACTCTTCCCAACGTATCTTCTCTTCAATAGCTCCACGAAGGGGCTCACGAGGCTCGCTGTTGTGGTGACCTAAATAAAACAAACCAATACATTTTTGGTTTTCTTCAAGCTTCAAAAACGACCCGAGGTGGTTGATCAGACCAGGTGTAGCCCAATAGCCGCCTATACCCAAGGAGTGCGCAGCAAGCCACAGGTTCTGTACAGCGCAAGATGTAGCCGCCAACTCTTCCCATTCAGGCAACTCTCCGGTGTAATTTACCACGATGGCAATGGCAACATTAGCCGTGGTGGCTTTTTTTCCCATATTGACCTCCGTCGCTTCGCTATATTTCTCCGCCGGTGTAATCTCTTTGTAGATGCCACTTAAAGCCGTTCCCAATCGCTGTAATCCCTCTTTTTGGAACACCACAAATCGCCAAGGTTGCGTCCGTTTGTGTGTTGGAGCTGCATTTGCTGCCTCCAAAATCGTTAATAGATCTTCTCTGCTGATATCTTGGTCCGTAAAATTATTTTGCGTTACCGTTCTTCTATATTGTATAGCTTTTAATACCTCGTTTTTCATATGTTATCTTATTTACTTATCTGTTTCTGTCTGTATCCCCTATGCTCTTTCTTCCCAAATTGTTACGATATGTAATATGGTACGTACCGCTTGTTCCATATCTTGACGACTTACCCATTCCATTTTACCATGAAAGGCATGTCCACCAGCAAACACATTGGGGCAAGGGAGCCCCATAAAAGAAAGACGTGAACCATCTGTACCGCCACGGATGCTTCGTCGCTCGGGTACTAGCCCCGTACGCGATATGGCTTCCAATCCGATTTCCATAATCTGCGGATGTTGGTCCAAGACCTCTTTCATATTTCTATATTGCTCATTTACCTTAAATTGATACGTTACCGCAGGATAACGCGCAATAACATCGTCAATGATCGCACGAAGTTCTGCTTCATGCTTCTCCAGATTTGCAGTGAGGTGATCGCGTATGATAAAATCTATCGCTGCACTGTCGACACCGCCCTGTAAATGATTGGGGTGAACAAAGCCTTCCTTTTTCGACGTTGTTTCGGGAGACAGGCGGTCTTTAGGAAGTGCCCGAATGACTTCCGCAGCTACTTTCAGTGCACTCACCATCTTGCCTTTGGCGAAGCCTGGATGCACCGAAACACCTTGTATAGTGACCTGCACGCCATCTGCCGAGAAGGTTTCATCTTCTATAGTACCCGCACGTTCGCCATCCATCGTGTAGCCAAAATCCGCGCCTAATTTATCGAGATCGACGTGGTTTACACCCTTGCCAATCTCTTCATCCGGCGTGAACAGAATTTTGATCGTACCATGTTTGATTTCCGGATGGCTCATCAACAAACGCGCCGCATCCATAATTTCGGCTACACCAGCCTTATCATCGGCGCCCAACAACGTGGTACCACTGGCGGTAATCACATCATGGCCGATTTGGTTTTTAAGATCGGGATGTTCACCAAAACGGATAACAACGGAAGGATCATCTGGCAAAACCAAGTCCTGTCCTTGGTAGTTTGCATGCAGCAGAGGCTTCACCTGTGCACCAGAGCAATCTGGCGATGTATCCACGTGGGAACAAAAGCAAATCACCGGTACATTCTTATCCGAATTGGATGGTATAGTCGCATACACGTAACCGTGCGCGTCCAAATGCGCATCAGCGACACCAATCTGTTGCAACTCCTCTACCAACAAACGGCTCAGATCTTTCTGTTTTGCCGTAGAAGGAAATGAATTTGATTGCGGATCGGACTCGGTATCAATCTGTACATAGCGCATGAAGCGTGCTACCACTTCAAAATCTGATATGCTATTAATCGGGAATGAACTCATGCTCTTCGTTTTTGATGCTCCAAAAATAACAAGTTCTGCACGATAATATAAGCTTATTATGCAATTAACTGTTAGCAAAGCGAATAGAATATTGCCCATCTAATGAAATTGATGGGCGCGCGGTTACTGCTTATCTACCCAGCCAAAGACCTTTGACAAAACATCCGAGCTACGGGTCCCGCCGATATTTTGACGAATCTTCAGTTCTTGATCTGCTACCTTGACAAAGAGACCATCAATGGCGCGTTGCGTCACATAAGCAGTCAGATTTGTTTCTACCTTATTGGAGAACGGTAAACGGTTGTAGGCCGATGTCAATTGGCTCCAATAGTCAGAAACATTATTCTTTCCCATTGCGGATTGGATAATGGGCGTAAAACGACTTGTCAACTCAGTGTTTGTCGTCGTTTTGAAATAATTCGTGGCGGCATTTTGCTGTCCGCTCAACAAAATCGCATAGGCATCCTTGATGGTCATCTTCGACAAGGAATTGACGAAGACAGTACCCGCTTCAGAAACTGCTGTTTCGGCGGCTCTATTCATGCTCGTAATAAACTGATCGCATAGAGCGCCCATACCTACGGCCCGCAAAGCTTTTTCTACCTTTTGTGCTTCCTCAGGCATCAAAATCTTGACAACAGCGTCACCTAGATAACCATCTTTCACCGCAAGCGATTTGATACTCGCTTGCAATCCGTTGCTCAAAGCTTGCTTGATCGCATTGTTAGCCTCCGTAGTGGTGATATTACCGCTCGCCGTAGATTTTGTCGAGGTCGCCGTTGTTTTCTTCGTTGTATCAGACGTTGTATCTAACTTCCCCAAGATCCCCTTTAACTTAGCGGACACCTGCGCTTCGGTAAATGATGCCTGAAAAACTAACAGGCCTATCGCCATCAATTTAAAAACCTTCATACTATGTTTATTTCTTTACACCAAAGGTAATGATTTTTCGAAGACCAATACTCTTCGAATCTACCAAGACAGTTCGGCCATAACCGGAAAATGATCCGATGGAAATTTACCTAGATAGGTGTCGGTGAGGATTCCATATTTACGAACCCGAAACGGTGTCGTGATAAAAATATGATCGATGCGCCCCTGCGTTTCTAGACTTTTGCCCCAACCGTTGAATGTCGCATTTGGCGCATAAACAATCTTTGCCTTATCATACACATCCTGCACGACACCACTTTTAGCCAATGTAAAATAAGCTTCGTTCGTTTCATCCACGTTGAAATCACCAGTCAAGATTAAGGGCAGGTCACGCGCAAATTCTTTAGCCTTTGCTAAGATGAGCTTGGCGCTCTCACGTCGTGCAACCACACCCACATGATCGAAGTGTGTATTCATAAAGATAAACTGCTTTCCTTGTTCCTTATCTTCCAAAACAGCCCAGGTACAGATTCGAGGCAACACCGCATCCCAGCCCTTATTAGGCTTCTCCGTATCTGTCGCTGATAGCCAAAAGGTGCCACTTTTCAGCACGTTGAATCTTTGCTCATTATAAAATATCGCCGAATGCTCCCCAGCTTGCTTACCATCATCCCTGCCTACACCCACATAACTAAAACCGGGCAACAGCTGTTTCATATCTTCAACCTGTTCGTAAAACCCCTCCTGAATACCAAAGACCTCAAATTCATGAAATTTGATTAGGTTGGTCAATGCCTGCTTCCTATCATCCCACAGGTTGCCTGTATCGGAATTGGTTTTCATGCGTATGTTAAAAGAGGCGACCGTTAACTCCTGTGCATCAACCACGAAAAAGAACAAGGAAAGAAATAAAGATAATAGACTAATTTTCATAAAAATATCCTTTACTGGATTAAAAAAAAGAAACCTGCTAGTCGAAGCATCGATGCAGGTTTCCGTTAGCTGTAAAAACGATTATTTTCCCAATAAACCGTTTAATCTCTCCGGTTCATCGGTAGAAATATAATCAATCTGATGGTCGATGAAGTAACGCATATCGTCCTCTTTGTTCACCGTCCAAACATTCGTTTTCAATTTTAGATCCTTCGCCTCCTTGATCCATGTTGGATTTTTCTGATAGATCGAAAGATGATAGTCAATGCCGCTTAACTTGGCATCCTTAATTTCCTGAGGAGTTTTATCACCCATCAGGTAGTGCACCATCGCCGATTTATCCAACTCCCTTAATTTCACACAGGCATCGTAGCTAAAAGCAATGTATTCAATCCATTTTTGCGCTTTTAGTTTTTTCACCAACGCCACGGACAATTCTGCGGATTTCAGCGTACGTTCTGTTCCCAGCTTGTTGGTTTTCAGCTCAAAAACAAGCTTCATATCCTTCTGCTTCATCCCTTCCTTCAAGTAGGCTTCTGCTGTTGGAATAGATTCACCATTCGGATGTTTCTTAGTCAGCAGTTCCTCATAAGTTGAGGTAGCAATATCCAACCCATAGAAATCATTGTCATGGTTCACCACCAAAACATCGTCCTTGGTAATATGTACATCGAACTCGCTCCCCCAAGCGTGGAGTTTCGCTGCTTCATGTAGAGATGCCAACGAATTTTGTGGAGCTTTGGTATTTTTCCAAGCGCCACGGTGTGCGATCATCTGTGTCTGTGCAAAAGAGGCCAAGCTCATAGCCGAAAAAAGTGTTAGTATAACCAGGGATTTTTTCATTATTATCTACTTTTGTTGTGTATATGCAGTTGATTTACCTGACGAATATACCCAATTCAAGTTAAGTCAATATTAAATTAGCGTTCGCCGTTCCATTCTCCATAAAATTGTTGCAGAAACAACTCCATGAATTGATGTCGTTCCGCAGCAATCGCCTTTCCCGCGGCTGTATTCATCTTATCTCGCAATAATAGCAGCTTTTCATAGAAATGATTCAGCGTAGGTGCTTTGGTATTTTTATAAGCTTCCTTCGTTAGCTGCTCTTCAACAGGGATCTCTGGGTTATAGATCTCACGGTTCTTGAACCCACCATAATTGAATGCCCGCGCAATACCTATGGCCCCTATCGCATCCAATCGATCTGCATCCTGAACCACCTCCAACTCCTTAGAATGGAAAGTAATTTCACCTAAAGATGCTTTAAAGGACATATTTAAAATAATCTGTTGCACATGTTCCACCGTGTCCCCATCGACCCCAATGCCAAGCAAAAACTCACCCGCAATCCGAGGACCAATGTGCTCGTCACCATCATGAAACTTGCTGTCGGCAATATCATGTAGTAAGGCAGTCAGCTCGCACACGGTATGATCAGCGGACTCTGTTTCGAGAATCAGTTTTGTGTTATTCCACACGCGTTGAATATGCCACCAGTCGTGTCCCGATTCCGCATTTTTTAAACGCTCTTTAACGAATGTGACAGTCTGTTCGATAAATGAGTCCTGCATAACCTTAGTTTTCTTTTGTTCCTTCGTACAACTCGTACTGTAATAATCTACAGTCCAATTTACCATTAAAAAACTCAAAACGACGCGATGCACGCAGGCCTATTTTTTTAGCCAAATCCGGATTTCCTGTAAAAACATAGCCACGATAGCCCTTACACTCCTGCTTGAGGAAATCGCCCACACGCTTGTACGTCTCCTCTAGCTTACTATGTACGCCCAATCGTTCTCCATACTCCGGATTAAACATCACTACGCCATTCCCTTCTGGCACAGTTGTCTGTGCGAAATCGCCAACTTCAAACGTGATGAGGTGCTCCACACCAGCCGTACGTGCATTCAATTTGGCAATCTCCACAGCTTCTGGCGCGATATCCGACGCCACGATCTGTGGCAGGTTAGCTTTCTCCGTAATCTCTTTAATACGACGACGCTCCTCAAAAAATACCGCTTCGTCATATCCAATGAAGTGCATAAAAGCGTAATTCATGCGCTGTAATCCAGGCACACGGTTTTGGGCGATCAAGGCAGCTTCAATAGCCAATGTTCCTGATCCACACATGGGATTGACAAAAGGCGATTTTTTATCCCAACCTGTAGCCAAAATCGTGGAAGTAGCCAAAGCCTCCAACATA
This genomic window contains:
- a CDS encoding nitroreductase family protein, which produces MKNEVLKAIQYRRTVTQNNFTDQDISREDLLTILEAANAAPTHKRTQPWRFVVFQKEGLQRLGTALSGIYKEITPAEKYSEATEVNMGKKATTANVAIAIVVNYTGELPEWEELAATSCAVQNLWLAAHSLGIGGYWATPGLINHLGSFLKLEENQKCIGLFYLGHHNSEPREPLRGAIEEKIRWEE
- the pepT gene encoding peptidase T, encoding MSSFPINSISDFEVVARFMRYVQIDTESDPQSNSFPSTAKQKDLSRLLVEELQQIGVADAHLDAHGYVYATIPSNSDKNVPVICFCSHVDTSPDCSGAQVKPLLHANYQGQDLVLPDDPSVVIRFGEHPDLKNQIGHDVITASGTTLLGADDKAGVAEIMDAARLLMSHPEIKHGTIKILFTPDEEIGKGVNHVDLDKLGADFGYTMDGERAGTIEDETFSADGVQVTIQGVSVHPGFAKGKMVSALKVAAEVIRALPKDRLSPETTSKKEGFVHPNHLQGGVDSAAIDFIIRDHLTANLEKHEAELRAIIDDVIARYPAVTYQFKVNEQYRNMKEVLDQHPQIMEIGLEAISRTGLVPERRSIRGGTDGSRLSFMGLPCPNVFAGGHAFHGKMEWVSRQDMEQAVRTILHIVTIWEERA
- a CDS encoding DUF4197 domain-containing protein encodes the protein MKVFKLMAIGLLVFQASFTEAQVSAKLKGILGKLDTTSDTTKKTTATSTKSTASGNITTTEANNAIKQALSNGLQASIKSLAVKDGYLGDAVVKILMPEEAQKVEKALRAVGMGALCDQFITSMNRAAETAVSEAGTVFVNSLSKMTIKDAYAILLSGQQNAATNYFKTTTNTELTSRFTPIIQSAMGKNNVSDYWSQLTSAYNRLPFSNKVETNLTAYVTQRAIDGLFVKVADQELKIRQNIGGTRSSDVLSKVFGWVDKQ
- a CDS encoding endonuclease/exonuclease/phosphatase family protein, which codes for MKISLLSLFLSLFFFVVDAQELTVASFNIRMKTNSDTGNLWDDRKQALTNLIKFHEFEVFGIQEGFYEQVEDMKQLLPGFSYVGVGRDDGKQAGEHSAIFYNEQRFNVLKSGTFWLSATDTEKPNKGWDAVLPRICTWAVLEDKEQGKQFIFMNTHFDHVGVVARRESAKLILAKAKEFARDLPLILTGDFNVDETNEAYFTLAKSGVVQDVYDKAKIVYAPNATFNGWGKSLETQGRIDHIFITTPFRVRKYGILTDTYLGKFPSDHFPVMAELSW
- a CDS encoding glycerophosphodiester phosphodiesterase family protein, translating into MKKSLVILTLFSAMSLASFAQTQMIAHRGAWKNTKAPQNSLASLHEAAKLHAWGSEFDVHITKDDVLVVNHDNDFYGLDIATSTYEELLTKKHPNGESIPTAEAYLKEGMKQKDMKLVFELKTNKLGTERTLKSAELSVALVKKLKAQKWIEYIAFSYDACVKLRELDKSAMVHYLMGDKTPQEIKDAKLSGIDYHLSIYQKNPTWIKEAKDLKLKTNVWTVNKEDDMRYFIDHQIDYISTDEPERLNGLLGK
- a CDS encoding HD domain-containing protein, with the translated sequence MQDSFIEQTVTFVKERLKNAESGHDWWHIQRVWNNTKLILETESADHTVCELTALLHDIADSKFHDGDEHIGPRIAGEFLLGIGVDGDTVEHVQQIILNMSFKASLGEITFHSKELEVVQDADRLDAIGAIGIARAFNYGGFKNREIYNPEIPVEEQLTKEAYKNTKAPTLNHFYEKLLLLRDKMNTAAGKAIAAERHQFMELFLQQFYGEWNGER
- a CDS encoding THUMP domain-containing class I SAM-dependent RNA methyltransferase gives rise to the protein MEVFNTPNKVIITCNRRLSPYLEQEVKDLGFPIVRAFNTGVEIKASVNECVRLNLNLRVASQVLYEIKAFRAHNPEELYRNLLTIAWEDIIPFDGYFSVTSTVHNETITTPLFANVKVKDAIVDRIKDKKGMRPNSGPELNRTVIHLHWMEERAEIFIDTSGETLAKHGYRKHPGKAPMLEALATSTILATGWDKKSPFVNPMCGSGTLAIEAALIAQNRVPGLQRMNYAFMHFIGYDEAVFFEERRRIKEITEKANLPQIVASDIAPEAVEIAKLNARTAGVEHLITFEVGDFAQTTVPEGNGVVMFNPEYGERLGVHSKLEETYKRVGDFLKQECKGYRGYVFTGNPDLAKKIGLRASRRFEFFNGKLDCRLLQYELYEGTKEN